A single Carassius carassius chromosome 3, fCarCar2.1, whole genome shotgun sequence DNA region contains:
- the frmd5b gene encoding FERM domain-containing protein 5 produces the protein MLSRLMSGSERSLDREFNCTVRLLDDSEYTCTVQRDAKGQWLFEQVCQHLNLLEKDYFGIRFVDPEKQRHWLEFSKAITKQMRSQPPYTMCLRVKFYPPDPAALKEEITRYLVFLQIKRDLYHGRLLCKSSDAAMLAAFILQAEIGDYDPGKHPEGYSSKFQFFPKHSERLERRIAEIHKSELTGQSPETAELNFLKKAQTLETYGVDPHPCKDVSGNAAFLAFTPFGFVVLQGNRRIHFLKWNEVTKLKFEGKTFHIYATHQEDQKIILTYFTHTPEACKHLWKCGVENQAFYQFEKSSQVRTVSSSNLFFKGSRFRYSGKVAKEVMEQSAKIRREPPEIHRAGMVPSRSCPSITHGPRQSSVPRTRRRAVHISIMEGLESLRDSGHSTPVRSVSSGNSFLCSHGNGAEGGHGTAEFSQDSYSPSDSVLPTPVSNEPSDTAQVRHTNGPRSIQEERGTELCTQNQAKPQGVKPKGKRSQLEKTRPNQHGPEEGVNQFICSLARLFLVALALLFALLLLLIVLTESELDLAFLRDIRRTPEFQQFHYEYFCPLRRWLACKLRWMGGHLTNK, from the exons AGGGATGCAAAAGGGCAATGGCTGTTTGAGCAGGTCTGTCAGCATCTAAACCTGCTTGAGAAAGACTACTTTGGCATCAGATTTGTGGACCCAGAAAAACAACGG CATTGGCTGGAGTTCAGCAAGGCAATTACCAAACAAATGAGAT CCCAGCCACCCTACACTATGTGTTTGCGGGTTAAATTCTATCCTCCGGACCCTGCAGCTCTTAAAGAAGAGATCACTAG atacctGGTCTTCCTACAGATTAAAAGAGATTTGTATCATGGCCGACTTCTGTGCAAAAGTTCAGATGCTGCTATGTTGGCCGCATTCATCCTGCAGG CTGAGATTGGAGATTATGACCCGGGGAAGCATCCGGAAGGTTACAGCTCTAAGTTTCAGTTTTTTCCCAAGCATTCCGAGCGCCTGGAGCGCCGCATTGCTGAGATCCACAAATCCGAGCTGAC TGGCCAGAGTCCTGAGACAGCGGAGCTGAACTTCTTAAAGAAAGCTCAGACTCTTGAAACATATGGAGTAGATCCACACCCATGCAAG gaTGTGTCtggcaatgctgcatttctcgcATTTACCCCATTTGGCTTTGTGGTACTACAGGGGAACAGGAGGATTCATTTCCTCAAATG GAATGAAGTGACCAAACTGAAGTTCGAAGGAAAGACATTTCATATATATGCAACTCATCAAGAG GATCAGAAGATCATCTTGACTTACTTTACTCATACACCTGAGGCCTGCAAGCATCTATGGAAGTGTGGGGTTGAAAACCAAGCTTTCTACCA GTTTGAGAAATCAAGTCAAGTTCGCACTGTATCCAGTAGTAATCTTTTCTTCAAAGGGAGCCGCTTTAGATATAG TGGTAAAGTGGCCAAGGAAGTGATGGAACAGAGTGCCAAAATCAGACGTGAACCTCCAGAGATCCACAG GGCTGGGATGGTCCCCAGTAGGAGTTGTCCTTCCATTACTCATGGCCCACGACAGAGTAGCGTTCCCCGAACACGAAGAAGAGCAGTCCACATTTCCATCATGGAGG GTCTGGAGTCCTTGCGTGACAGTGGCCATTCCACGCCAGTCCGATCGGTCTCCAGTGGGAACTCATTCCTATGCTCCCATGGAAATGGAGCCGAGGGAGGACATGGAACAGCTGAATTTTCCCAGGACTCTTACAGTCCCTCTGACAGTGTTCTTCCCACACCGGTGTCCAATGAGCCCTCAGACACGGCTCAGGTTCGCCACACAAATGGCCCCCGCAGCATTCAAGAGGAAAGAGGAACAGAACTGTGTACTCAAAACCAGGCAAAGCCACAGGGCGTTAAACCCAAAGGAAAACGTTCTCAACTGGAGAAGACTAGGCCAAACCAACATGGCCCAGAGGAAGGGGTGAATCAGTTCATCTGTAGTTTGGCACGTCTTTTCTTAGTGGCCCTGGCTCTTCTCTTTGCCCTCCTTCTACTTCTTATTGTGTTAACAGAGTCTGAGCTGGACTTGGCCTTTCTTAGGGACATCCGAAGGACACCCGAATTCCAGCAGTTCCACTATGAATACTTTTGCCCCCTTAGGCGCTGGCTGGCCTGCAAATTGCGCTGGATGGGTGGGCATCTCACTAATAAATGA